A part of Citrifermentans bremense genomic DNA contains:
- a CDS encoding proton-conducting transporter transmembrane domain-containing protein, which yields MIFSGEPATCIYLLLLAVACQAFSGLPLLFIPGSDRAQRLSAALLVSASLLGLSGALIALFNPSGATVTISSGLPFGTFEAGVDPLSGFFLLPMFIVTGCAALYGVSYWPAADHAGNCGKLTFFLGLLAASLTTLLIAKSTVLFLLAWEVMAFAAYFALTTEDEKPQVREAGTLYLITAHLGALSLFAMFSLLKGETGEWLFPAAGTLSSHAGAAAAIFLTAIIGFGFKAGSMPLHIWLPSAHANAPSHISAILSGIVLKTGIYGMMRVFSAFSDPPLWWGATVLVLGLVSGVLGVAFAIAQHDMKRLLAYHSIENIGIIMMGIGIALIGESQGNPALTALGVAGALLHVVNHALFKALLFLSAGSVIHATGTREIDLMGGVARRLPYTALFFLAGAVAICGLPPLNGFVSELMIYLGSFTAISSTGGLSGMFPALTAPVLALVGGLAVACFVKVFGIVFLGAPRSQAHAGGHEAPGGMLAPMGVLALCCAAIGVAPGVLISPLNNALSAYRTSLSGEWIENLVPFSWISLLAAGLLLAALLVSYLLGRRAARLPVPSGPTWGCGYLRPSSSMQYTASSFGATLVSWFKIVLRPEVHREEAAGLFPGRARLESHVPETVLERIYLPFLEYLFEKTLPVRRLQHGKLNIYIFYTFITLVVLLAATSQ from the coding sequence CCAGCGCTTATCCGCAGCACTTCTCGTCTCAGCTTCCCTCTTGGGCCTCTCCGGCGCCCTGATCGCCCTTTTCAATCCCTCCGGCGCCACCGTCACCATCTCCTCGGGCCTTCCCTTTGGCACCTTCGAGGCCGGCGTAGATCCCCTTTCGGGATTCTTCCTGCTCCCGATGTTCATCGTGACCGGTTGCGCGGCGCTCTACGGCGTCAGCTACTGGCCCGCCGCTGACCATGCAGGCAACTGCGGCAAGCTCACCTTCTTCCTGGGGCTTTTGGCGGCGTCGCTCACCACGCTTCTGATCGCGAAGAGCACCGTCCTCTTCCTGCTTGCCTGGGAGGTGATGGCCTTCGCTGCCTACTTCGCCCTCACCACCGAGGATGAAAAGCCCCAGGTGCGGGAGGCGGGGACCCTCTACCTCATCACGGCGCACCTGGGCGCGCTCTCTCTTTTCGCCATGTTCTCGCTGCTGAAAGGGGAAACCGGCGAGTGGCTCTTCCCCGCGGCCGGCACGCTTTCCTCACACGCCGGGGCCGCCGCGGCGATCTTTCTCACCGCCATCATCGGCTTCGGTTTCAAGGCAGGCTCGATGCCGCTGCACATCTGGCTCCCTTCGGCGCACGCCAACGCCCCGAGCCACATCTCCGCCATCCTCTCCGGCATCGTCCTGAAGACCGGGATCTACGGGATGATGCGGGTATTTTCGGCCTTTTCCGATCCCCCCCTCTGGTGGGGGGCGACGGTGCTCGTTTTGGGGCTTGTCTCAGGCGTGCTGGGGGTTGCCTTCGCCATCGCGCAGCACGACATGAAAAGGCTCCTCGCCTATCACAGCATCGAGAACATCGGCATCATCATGATGGGGATCGGCATAGCACTCATTGGGGAGAGCCAGGGGAACCCGGCATTGACGGCGCTGGGAGTTGCGGGGGCGCTGCTGCACGTGGTGAACCACGCCCTGTTCAAGGCGCTGCTCTTTCTTTCCGCCGGTTCGGTGATCCACGCCACCGGCACCAGGGAGATCGACCTGATGGGCGGGGTGGCGCGCCGCCTGCCGTACACCGCGCTCTTCTTCCTGGCAGGGGCGGTCGCGATATGCGGGCTCCCCCCCCTGAACGGCTTCGTGAGCGAGCTGATGATCTACCTGGGCTCATTTACAGCGATCAGTTCCACGGGGGGGCTCTCGGGGATGTTTCCCGCGCTCACAGCACCGGTGCTGGCGCTGGTGGGCGGGCTGGCCGTTGCCTGCTTCGTCAAGGTGTTCGGGATAGTCTTCCTGGGAGCGCCGCGTTCGCAGGCGCATGCGGGGGGGCACGAGGCGCCGGGGGGGATGCTGGCGCCGATGGGGGTGCTGGCCCTTTGCTGCGCGGCCATAGGGGTCGCGCCGGGAGTGCTCATAAGCCCCCTCAACAACGCGCTCTCCGCCTACCGCACCTCCCTGTCCGGTGAATGGATCGAGAACCTGGTACCTTTCAGCTGGATCTCGCTGCTGGCTGCGGGGCTTTTGCTGGCCGCACTGCTGGTGTCCTATCTGCTTGGGCGCCGCGCCGCGAGGCTCCCGGTTCCCTCCGGTCCCACCTGGGGCTGCGGCTATCTGAGGCCTTCGAGCTCGATGCAATACACCGCCAGTTCCTTCGGCGCTACCCTGGTGAGCTGGTTCAAGATCGTGCTCCGCCCCGAGGTGCATCGCGAGGAGGCGGCGGGGCTCTTCCCGGGGCGTGCCCGCTTGGAAAGCCACGTCCCGGAGACCGTGCTGGAGCGGATCTACCTCCCCTTCCTGGAGTACCTCTTCGAAAAGACGCTGCCGGTCCGCAGGCTGCAGCACGGCAAGCTGAACATCTACATCTTCTACACCTTCATCACCCTGGTGGTGCTTCTGGCGGCCACCAGCCAGTAA
- the nrfD gene encoding NrfD/PsrC family molybdoenzyme membrane anchor subunit, which produces MVHGEAWTLKEFFTYPNEYIYWTIQIVMYPFMTGLVAGAFVLSSLYHVFGVKQLKGIARFSLVFSFALLPVAMLPLMLHLQQPLRGIEVMLTPHFTSAIAAFGIVFTTYGMIVASELWFVYRKHFVETALSLKEKERRTPGEQFAYLLFSALTMGAYDVSHEALEADERAVKKLAAAGIPVACFLHGYAGFIFGSVKANALWMTPLMPVIFICSAVVSGIALCILTYIITMEIRKALAARRPELPSKEELKSAESQVVVMTSRYLLMFMVAAITLELLDLVFRGYTAVKSWDILRSVIYERDFVNIFVVQYGLGNLVPLVLFLVPGLTIRRAILGTALVLLGVFMMRWNVVIGGQAFSSSFSGFMHYTLPVWPDSIETFKEGLGGALLVAVVPFFLFWILNKVMPVFKETH; this is translated from the coding sequence ATGGTGCACGGAGAGGCCTGGACCCTCAAAGAATTCTTCACCTACCCGAACGAATACATCTACTGGACCATCCAGATCGTGATGTACCCCTTCATGACCGGCCTCGTGGCCGGCGCCTTCGTGCTCTCCTCGCTGTACCACGTCTTCGGGGTCAAGCAGCTGAAGGGTATCGCCCGCTTCTCGCTGGTCTTTTCCTTCGCGCTGCTGCCGGTCGCCATGCTCCCCCTCATGCTGCACCTGCAGCAGCCGCTAAGGGGGATCGAGGTGATGCTGACGCCGCACTTCACCTCGGCCATCGCCGCCTTCGGCATCGTCTTTACCACCTACGGCATGATCGTCGCCTCCGAGCTCTGGTTCGTCTACCGCAAGCACTTCGTCGAAACGGCCTTGAGCCTGAAAGAGAAGGAGCGGCGCACTCCGGGGGAACAGTTCGCTTATCTGCTTTTCTCCGCGCTCACCATGGGGGCTTACGACGTGAGCCACGAGGCGCTGGAGGCGGACGAGCGTGCGGTGAAGAAGCTGGCCGCCGCGGGGATTCCGGTCGCCTGCTTCCTGCACGGCTACGCCGGGTTCATCTTCGGCTCGGTTAAGGCCAACGCACTCTGGATGACGCCGCTCATGCCGGTCATCTTCATCTGCTCCGCCGTGGTCTCGGGGATCGCGCTCTGCATCCTCACCTACATCATCACCATGGAGATCAGGAAGGCGCTGGCGGCCAGGCGCCCGGAGCTCCCCAGCAAGGAGGAGCTGAAGAGCGCCGAGAGCCAGGTGGTGGTGATGACCTCGCGCTACCTGCTCATGTTCATGGTCGCCGCCATCACGCTGGAGCTGCTCGACCTGGTTTTCCGGGGGTACACTGCGGTGAAATCGTGGGACATCCTGAGAAGCGTCATCTACGAGCGGGATTTCGTGAACATCTTCGTGGTGCAGTACGGGCTGGGGAACCTGGTCCCCCTGGTGTTGTTCCTCGTGCCGGGGCTAACCATCCGGCGCGCCATCCTTGGGACGGCGCTGGTGCTCCTCGGTGTGTTCATGATGCGCTGGAACGTGGTCATCGGCGGCCAGGCCTTCTCCTCGTCGTTCTCCGGCTTCATGCACTACACCCTCCCGGTCTGGCCCGACAGCATCGAGACCTTCAAGGAAGGGCTGGGGGGCGCGCTGCTGGTGGCGGTGGTCCCGTTCTTCCTGTTCTGGATCCTGAACAAGGTGATGCCGGTGTTCAAGGAAACCCACTGA
- a CDS encoding 4Fe-4S dicluster domain-containing protein, producing the protein MMNRRSFCKKTLLVAGGLALPLSALELFDPKRLLAEKDEKGARWVFLVDTRKCVGCGFCVKGCKVENEIPYDANVTRTWVERYLVTSDGKTHIDSPKGARDGFPEKGIEIGHGKLEEVRDEDIEKAFFVPKLCNQCDNPPCVQVCPVGATYQTEDGVVLVDRKWCIGCGYCIMGCPYGVRFFHPVHHVADKCNFCYHRISKGMQTACVDSCAFGARRIGNLRDPEDPVTKVIMTERVNVLKEEYGTKPQVFYLGLSKEVK; encoded by the coding sequence ATGATGAACAGGAGATCTTTCTGCAAGAAGACGTTGCTCGTCGCCGGGGGGCTCGCGCTCCCGCTCTCGGCCCTGGAGCTCTTCGACCCGAAGCGGCTTCTGGCCGAGAAGGATGAAAAAGGGGCGCGCTGGGTCTTTCTGGTCGACACCCGCAAATGCGTCGGCTGCGGCTTCTGCGTCAAGGGATGCAAGGTGGAGAACGAGATACCCTACGACGCCAACGTGACCCGCACCTGGGTGGAGCGCTACCTGGTCACCAGCGACGGCAAGACCCACATCGACTCACCAAAGGGGGCGCGCGACGGCTTCCCCGAAAAGGGGATCGAGATCGGACACGGGAAACTCGAGGAGGTACGCGACGAGGATATCGAGAAGGCCTTCTTCGTCCCCAAACTCTGCAACCAGTGCGACAATCCCCCCTGCGTCCAGGTCTGCCCTGTGGGGGCGACCTACCAGACCGAGGACGGGGTGGTGCTCGTTGACCGTAAGTGGTGCATCGGCTGCGGCTACTGCATCATGGGGTGTCCCTACGGGGTCCGCTTCTTTCACCCGGTCCACCACGTGGCAGACAAGTGCAACTTCTGCTACCACCGGATCAGCAAGGGGATGCAGACCGCCTGCGTTGATAGCTGCGCCTTCGGCGCCAGGCGCATCGGGAACCTGAGGGACCCGGAGGATCCTGTCACCAAGGTGATCATGACCGAACGGGTCAACGTGCTCAAAGAGGAGTACGGCACCAAGCCGCAGGTGTTCTACCTGGGACTTTCCAAGGAGGTGAAGTAG
- a CDS encoding cytochrome c3 family protein codes for MNNHVWRPLYVVLVVVALVLVARKVLVPADFGIGPRGYMYGWHRAGNEQQWKEVKVKYRTAGYCMECHRDKYDEMKESPHRNINCENCHGPALNHPEDPRSLNIDRSRELCARCHTRLPYPSSSRGVMKGVDPKTHHVGLDCVTCHWPHDPRKEGHQR; via the coding sequence GTGAATAATCATGTTTGGCGCCCCCTCTACGTGGTGCTGGTGGTAGTGGCCCTGGTGCTTGTGGCCAGGAAGGTCCTGGTCCCGGCGGATTTCGGCATCGGGCCACGCGGCTACATGTACGGCTGGCACCGCGCCGGAAACGAGCAGCAGTGGAAAGAGGTGAAGGTGAAGTACAGGACCGCGGGCTACTGCATGGAGTGCCACCGGGACAAGTACGACGAGATGAAAGAGTCCCCGCACCGCAACATCAACTGCGAGAACTGCCACGGCCCGGCGCTGAACCACCCGGAAGACCCGCGCTCCCTCAACATCGACCGCAGCCGCGAGCTCTGCGCCCGCTGCCACACCCGCCTCCCCTATCCCAGCAGCAGCCGCGGGGTGATGAAAGGGGTCGATCCCAAGACGCACCACGTGGGCCTTGACTGCGTCACCTGTCATTGGCCGCACGACCCGAGGAAGGAGGGGCACCAGAGATGA
- a CDS encoding proton-conducting transporter transmembrane domain-containing protein produces MFFDMLRDPAVLVLCAITLAGCSGFPGLLLRHGPLGQRVASAAALLSSLIALPSLIYLLFWRQTSSFTLDWNLPFGPCEIALDPLSAFFLIPIFLVFPAGSLYALGYWPAVSRSTSERSVTFFYGLLACAMALVVVARNGALFMIAWEVMALSGYFLLVAEHAEEEVRGAGTVYLVASHLGAAALMVLFSTLLLSTGAFQFPAACSLQLSAGLSALVFCAALAGFGSKAGLMPLHIWLPSAHANAPSHVSAILSGVMLKVGIYGILRVISFFPHPPLWWGALLTAAGLTSALMGICIASAQKDIKRLLAYSSIENLGIICTGIGVYLLAAASGNRLLAYLGLAAALFHVLNHAIFKPLLFFSAGSVIHAAGTRELDRMGGLAKRMPKTAFLSLCGAVAICGLPPFNGFASEMLLYLGFFGEAQAGAPYLALGAPVLALVGGVAVISFVKLYGIAFLGAPRTEGSAQSHEAPFSMLAPMGLLALLAMLGGLFPQLFLALVNPALAALAGPGADAVALPIAPVWFAVAGGCLLLLSVALFLFLKGRSKAVSAATGPTWGCGYLRPAASIQYTGSSFGALFGSLAAPVIRTRIWAGKVTGVAPAATKLSYTPEETVLQRILLPAISIIGVGFAFVRRLQHGEVHVYILYIFATLLLLMLWVH; encoded by the coding sequence ATGTTTTTTGACATGTTGCGGGACCCCGCCGTCTTGGTCCTCTGCGCCATAACTCTTGCCGGCTGCTCCGGATTTCCAGGGCTTTTGCTAAGGCACGGCCCGCTAGGACAGCGAGTAGCCTCGGCAGCCGCGCTGCTCTCCTCGCTCATTGCGTTACCGTCGCTCATCTATCTGCTCTTCTGGCGACAAACATCCAGCTTCACCCTCGACTGGAACCTCCCTTTCGGCCCCTGCGAAATCGCTCTAGACCCTCTCTCTGCATTCTTCCTGATCCCCATCTTCCTTGTCTTCCCGGCAGGCTCACTCTACGCCCTGGGTTACTGGCCCGCAGTCTCCCGTAGCACCTCGGAAAGGAGTGTCACCTTCTTCTACGGCCTTCTTGCCTGCGCCATGGCGCTGGTGGTGGTGGCCAGAAACGGCGCACTGTTCATGATCGCCTGGGAGGTGATGGCGCTTTCCGGCTACTTCCTGCTGGTGGCCGAGCACGCCGAGGAAGAGGTGAGGGGGGCGGGGACGGTGTACCTGGTGGCAAGCCACCTGGGGGCTGCAGCCCTGATGGTTCTCTTCTCGACGCTGCTTCTTTCCACCGGCGCCTTTCAGTTCCCGGCTGCCTGCTCGCTGCAGCTCTCTGCCGGGCTTTCCGCCCTCGTGTTTTGCGCCGCCCTGGCCGGCTTCGGTTCCAAGGCGGGTCTCATGCCTTTGCACATCTGGCTCCCCTCCGCCCACGCCAACGCCCCGAGCCACGTATCCGCGATTCTCTCCGGTGTGATGCTGAAGGTCGGCATCTACGGCATTTTGCGGGTCATCTCCTTTTTCCCCCATCCCCCCCTCTGGTGGGGCGCGCTTCTCACCGCTGCCGGCCTCACCTCGGCCCTCATGGGTATCTGCATCGCCTCGGCGCAAAAGGACATCAAGCGCCTTTTGGCCTACAGCAGCATTGAGAACCTCGGCATCATCTGCACCGGCATCGGCGTCTACCTACTCGCCGCGGCAAGCGGCAACCGGCTGCTTGCCTACCTGGGGCTCGCCGCCGCTCTCTTTCACGTCTTGAACCACGCCATCTTCAAGCCGCTGCTCTTCTTCTCGGCCGGGAGCGTGATCCATGCCGCCGGCACCCGCGAGCTCGACCGCATGGGGGGGCTCGCCAAGCGCATGCCGAAGACCGCTTTCCTCTCGCTTTGCGGGGCTGTCGCCATCTGCGGTCTACCCCCATTCAACGGCTTTGCCAGCGAAATGCTCTTGTACCTAGGCTTCTTCGGAGAGGCGCAGGCAGGGGCGCCTTACCTCGCCCTGGGCGCGCCGGTGCTGGCGCTCGTCGGCGGGGTCGCCGTGATCAGCTTCGTGAAGCTCTACGGCATCGCCTTTTTGGGAGCACCGCGCACCGAAGGCTCCGCCCAAAGCCACGAGGCACCCTTCAGCATGCTGGCCCCTATGGGGCTCTTGGCTCTGCTCGCTATGCTCGGCGGGCTCTTCCCGCAGCTGTTCCTGGCACTGGTAAACCCGGCGCTTGCGGCACTGGCCGGGCCGGGCGCCGACGCCGTGGCGCTGCCAATCGCGCCGGTCTGGTTCGCGGTCGCCGGAGGGTGCCTGCTCCTTTTGTCCGTGGCGCTGTTTCTCTTCCTCAAGGGGAGGTCGAAGGCGGTTTCCGCAGCCACCGGACCGACCTGGGGGTGCGGCTATCTCCGTCCTGCTGCCAGCATTCAGTACACCGGGAGTTCCTTCGGCGCCCTGTTCGGCTCCCTTGCAGCGCCGGTGATCCGCACGCGCATCTGGGCGGGAAAGGTGACCGGCGTGGCCCCGGCCGCAACGAAACTCAGCTACACCCCGGAGGAGACCGTGCTGCAGCGGATCTTGCTGCCGGCCATAAGCATCATAGGCGTAGGTTTTGCCTTCGTGCGGCGCCTGCAGCATGGCGAGGTGCACGTCTACATCCTCTACATCTTCGCCACGCTGTTGCTGCTGATGTTGTGGGTGCATTAG
- a CDS encoding respiratory chain complex I subunit 1 family protein, which produces MIDTLLHVVLVLAMPPLLLGVIGKTKAAFAGRVGAPFLQPYYDLSRLMRKGVVISDTTTWIFRAGPAVTLAATLFAALLVPLGKHAAPVSFEGDMILFAYLFALGRFFTTVAALDTGSSFEGMGAAREVTFSCLAEPALFFALITLTRLSGTMSLTPMLNHVTSPVWLAAGASLILLLAGLFVVLLAENCRIPFDDPNTHLELTMIHEVMVLDHSGPYFGCILYGAALKLYLLGALFVNIAVPFASGNTLVDWALFALSMLVLAVAIGVVESVMARLRLIRVPQLLVAAMILTAFSLVLVVR; this is translated from the coding sequence ATGATCGACACGCTCTTACATGTGGTGCTGGTCTTAGCCATGCCCCCGCTGCTCTTGGGGGTGATCGGCAAGACCAAGGCGGCCTTCGCCGGCCGGGTGGGGGCGCCGTTTCTGCAGCCCTACTACGACCTGTCGCGGCTGATGCGCAAGGGGGTGGTCATCTCCGACACGACCACCTGGATCTTCCGTGCCGGCCCCGCGGTCACCCTGGCGGCCACGCTCTTCGCGGCGCTCCTGGTGCCGCTCGGCAAGCACGCCGCACCGGTCTCCTTCGAGGGGGACATGATCCTCTTCGCCTATCTCTTCGCCCTGGGGCGCTTCTTTACCACGGTCGCCGCCCTCGATACCGGCTCCAGCTTCGAGGGTATGGGGGCGGCCCGCGAGGTCACCTTCTCCTGCCTCGCCGAGCCGGCCCTCTTCTTCGCCCTGATCACACTGACCAGGCTCTCCGGGACCATGAGCCTGACGCCTATGCTGAACCACGTCACCTCCCCGGTGTGGCTTGCCGCCGGCGCCTCGCTGATACTGCTTCTGGCCGGGCTCTTCGTGGTCCTTTTGGCGGAGAACTGCCGCATCCCGTTCGACGACCCCAACACGCACCTTGAGCTAACCATGATCCACGAGGTGATGGTGCTCGACCACAGCGGCCCCTATTTCGGCTGCATCCTCTACGGCGCGGCGCTGAAGCTCTACCTTCTGGGCGCGCTCTTTGTGAACATCGCCGTCCCATTCGCCTCGGGAAACACCCTTGTCGACTGGGCCCTCTTCGCGCTCTCCATGCTGGTACTGGCCGTCGCCATCGGCGTGGTGGAATCGGTGATGGCGCGCCTGAGGCTGATCCGCGTGCCGCAGCTTCTGGTGGCGGCGATGATACTGACCGCCTTTTCCCTGGTACTGGTAGTGAGGTGA
- a CDS encoding hydrogenase encodes MNSLADQFLVLCLLLNFAVLGTSRLNFSVRAVALQGVLLGVLPALVHPISWHLAFIVVSIVLVKGALIPFLIIRAIKRAEIEREFQPFIGYIPSLVLGALFTTLAFIFAAKLPLAPEHSGLLVVPASLATLMCGFLVLMGRRKAISQVLGYLLMENGIFLFGLLLADAMPVMVEAGALLDLLVGIFVMGIVINHISREFSSIDTSRLSALREE; translated from the coding sequence ATGAACTCCCTGGCCGACCAATTCCTGGTGCTCTGCCTGCTTTTGAACTTCGCGGTCCTTGGGACCAGCAGGCTCAACTTCTCCGTGCGCGCGGTGGCGCTGCAGGGGGTGCTTTTGGGCGTTCTCCCGGCGCTGGTGCACCCGATCTCCTGGCATCTTGCCTTCATCGTGGTGAGCATCGTGCTGGTGAAGGGGGCGCTGATCCCGTTCCTGATCATCCGGGCCATCAAGAGGGCCGAGATCGAGCGGGAGTTCCAGCCCTTCATCGGCTACATCCCCTCGCTGGTTTTGGGGGCGCTTTTCACCACGCTCGCCTTCATCTTCGCGGCGAAGCTGCCGCTTGCTCCCGAGCACTCGGGGCTCCTGGTGGTCCCGGCGTCGCTTGCGACCCTCATGTGCGGGTTCCTGGTCCTCATGGGAAGGCGCAAGGCGATCTCGCAGGTCTTGGGGTACCTCCTCATGGAAAACGGGATCTTCCTGTTCGGCCTCCTTCTGGCCGACGCCATGCCGGTCATGGTCGAGGCGGGGGCGCTTTTGGACCTCCTGGTCGGCATCTTCGTCATGGGGATCGTCATCAATCACATAAGCCGCGAGTTCTCGAGCATCGACACCTCGAGGCTCAGCGCGCTCAGGGAGGAATAA
- a CDS encoding proton-conducting transporter transmembrane domain-containing protein translates to MMWALVLLPLAGALIAWLIPDNRKRPLVLPVFALAQLFLVGALLIDTPPVSPAGWILLDPLGKLALLSNSVLFAVCAFYAVGYLAYRRRRQNRVLCAALLVCLSAMTLVAISQHLGLLWIALEATTLTMAPLIYFNHNARSIEATWKYLLICSVGIAIALLGLFFLAYSTIVAKQDVTLLLPSLISDAAALHPGWRHAAFIFLLVGFGSKMGLAPLHTWKPDAYGEAPGLVGALLAGGLVNCALLALLRVYQIAVASTEGALFQNVLLVMGLVSMAFAAVFMARQSDFKRMLAYSSVEHIGIITVALGLGKGALFAGLLHMINNSMTKGVLFLSCGNIHRAYNSKSTAAVRGALRRTPWSGALFLAAFLAITGSPPFSPFVSEFLIVSSAFVEGNFWTGALFLVFLALIFIGMASTVLPVVLGEVPADLERTRYRDALPTVLPPLLLMGIVLMMGLWLPAPLQQLLRDAAGQLGGGA, encoded by the coding sequence ATGATGTGGGCCCTGGTCCTTCTCCCCCTTGCGGGGGCCCTGATCGCCTGGCTGATCCCCGACAACAGGAAGCGCCCCCTGGTGCTGCCGGTCTTCGCGCTGGCGCAGCTTTTCCTGGTAGGGGCGCTGCTGATCGACACCCCCCCGGTCTCTCCGGCCGGCTGGATCCTGCTCGACCCGCTGGGGAAGCTCGCCCTTTTGAGCAATAGCGTCCTCTTCGCGGTCTGCGCCTTCTACGCGGTGGGTTATCTCGCCTACCGCAGGAGGCGTCAAAACCGGGTCCTTTGCGCGGCGCTCCTGGTCTGCCTCTCGGCCATGACCCTGGTCGCCATCTCGCAGCACCTGGGGCTTCTCTGGATCGCCCTTGAGGCGACTACCCTCACCATGGCGCCCTTGATCTATTTCAACCACAACGCCCGCTCCATCGAGGCCACCTGGAAGTACCTGCTGATCTGCTCGGTGGGGATCGCCATCGCGCTTTTGGGGCTCTTCTTCCTCGCCTATTCCACCATAGTGGCCAAGCAGGACGTGACGCTTTTGCTCCCTTCGCTCATCTCCGACGCCGCGGCGCTCCACCCCGGCTGGCGCCATGCGGCCTTCATCTTCCTTCTGGTCGGATTCGGCTCGAAGATGGGGCTTGCCCCGCTGCACACCTGGAAGCCGGACGCCTACGGCGAGGCGCCTGGGCTTGTTGGTGCGCTTCTGGCGGGGGGGTTGGTGAACTGCGCTCTCCTGGCGCTTTTGAGGGTGTACCAGATCGCCGTCGCCTCGACCGAGGGCGCCCTGTTCCAGAACGTGCTCCTCGTCATGGGGCTCGTCTCCATGGCCTTCGCCGCCGTCTTCATGGCTCGGCAAAGCGACTTCAAGAGGATGCTCGCCTATTCGAGCGTCGAGCACATAGGGATCATCACCGTGGCGCTCGGACTGGGGAAGGGCGCGCTCTTCGCGGGACTTCTGCACATGATCAACAACTCGATGACCAAGGGGGTGCTCTTTCTCTCCTGCGGCAACATCCACCGGGCCTATAACTCCAAGAGCACCGCGGCTGTGCGCGGGGCGCTCAGGCGCACCCCCTGGTCGGGGGCGCTGTTTCTGGCGGCTTTCCTCGCCATCACCGGATCGCCCCCTTTCTCCCCATTCGTGAGCGAGTTCCTCATCGTCTCCTCCGCTTTCGTAGAGGGTAACTTCTGGACCGGCGCGCTCTTTCTCGTCTTCCTGGCGCTGATCTTCATCGGCATGGCCTCCACGGTGCTTCCCGTTGTGCTGGGCGAAGTGCCGGCCGACCTCGAGAGGACCAGGTACCGCGACGCGCTCCCGACGGTGCTTCCCCCCCTGCTGCTCATGGGCATCGTCCTGATGATGGGGCTCTGGCTCCCGGCGCCCCTGCAGCAACTGCTGCGTGACGCGGCCGGGCAACTGGGAGGTGGCGCATGA